In Persicimonas caeni, a single window of DNA contains:
- a CDS encoding FliH/SctL family protein, translating to MSLFDSPSDDVQLINFDEEDAAESIESVNFIQLAGAARHGQPHGLANVPSVPKAGEHAHLGERSSFVEDAEAHLDARLQASFEDGYREGLAEGQAQAEQMAAQLDERVDAAMRHALDQLAALERACDARVRQVSVVLGRAFAEQILARELRDHDGLFDVATDAIRRASGLGKITVNAHPDAVEMLEEHLDMLRRMHPDGSGVVLQSDPTLDYGDLRLMAEGGQIESVLEDRLDRLAARAEFEMAEDPSVGLGDEATSPLDTASGPDEVL from the coding sequence GTGAGTTTGTTTGATTCCCCGTCCGACGACGTCCAGCTGATCAACTTCGACGAGGAGGACGCCGCCGAGTCGATCGAGTCGGTCAACTTCATCCAACTGGCCGGCGCGGCTCGTCACGGCCAGCCCCACGGGCTGGCGAACGTGCCGAGCGTGCCGAAGGCCGGCGAGCACGCCCACCTGGGCGAGCGCTCCTCGTTCGTCGAGGACGCCGAGGCGCACCTCGACGCGCGTCTGCAGGCGAGCTTCGAGGACGGCTACCGCGAAGGACTGGCCGAGGGCCAAGCCCAGGCCGAGCAGATGGCCGCCCAGCTCGACGAGCGCGTCGACGCGGCCATGCGCCACGCGCTCGACCAACTCGCCGCGCTGGAGCGGGCCTGCGATGCGCGGGTGCGCCAGGTGTCGGTCGTCCTGGGCCGCGCGTTCGCCGAACAGATCTTGGCGCGCGAGTTGCGTGACCACGACGGGCTGTTCGACGTGGCCACCGACGCGATTCGCCGGGCCAGCGGGCTGGGCAAGATCACGGTCAACGCCCACCCCGACGCCGTCGAGATGCTCGAAGAGCACCTGGACATGCTCCGGCGCATGCACCCGGACGGCTCGGGCGTGGTGCTGCAATCCGACCCCACCCTCGACTACGGCGACCTGCGCCTGATGGCCGAGGGCGGCCAGATCGAGAGTGTCCTCGAAGACCGCCTCGACCGGCTCGCCGCGCGCGCCGAGTTCGAGATGGCCGAAGATCCCAGCGTGGGGCTGGGCGACGAGGCGACCTCGCCGCTCGACACTGCCTCTGGACCTGACGAGGTGCTCTGA
- a CDS encoding flagellar hook assembly protein FlgD has protein sequence MKIDNASAAQQSQANSASQRPPDQMGKEEFLKLLTMQLAHQDPLNPMDNQKFVTQLSQLASVERLENLSMAMNNMAMAQSANTSAQVVSFIGKSVRIGSNEFEMQGGEAAQEIGFSVPEDAARVEVTIKDKDGNVVRTIEMGGCDKGEHAVEWDGLADDGTPVDDGDYTFDVKAYDSEDEEMAASEEVERTVKGVTFNGGFPQLLIGDDKSVPLGQVKEVRE, from the coding sequence ATGAAGATCGACAACGCCAGCGCCGCCCAGCAGAGCCAGGCCAATTCGGCCAGCCAGCGTCCGCCGGACCAGATGGGCAAAGAGGAGTTTCTGAAGCTGCTCACCATGCAGCTCGCCCATCAGGACCCGCTCAATCCGATGGACAACCAGAAATTCGTCACCCAGCTCAGCCAGCTGGCCAGCGTCGAGCGCCTCGAGAACCTGTCGATGGCGATGAACAACATGGCGATGGCCCAGTCGGCCAACACCAGCGCGCAGGTCGTCAGCTTTATCGGCAAGTCGGTGCGGATCGGCTCCAACGAGTTCGAGATGCAAGGCGGCGAAGCGGCCCAGGAGATCGGCTTTTCGGTCCCCGAGGACGCCGCGCGCGTCGAGGTCACCATCAAGGACAAAGACGGCAACGTCGTTCGGACCATCGAGATGGGCGGCTGCGACAAAGGCGAGCATGCGGTCGAGTGGGACGGCCTGGCCGACGACGGAACCCCCGTCGACGACGGCGACTACACCTTCGACGTCAAAGCATACGACAGCGAAGACGAAGAGATGGCCGCCAGCGAAGAGGTCGAGCGCACCGTCAAGGGCGTGACCTTCAACGGCGGCTTCCCGCAACTGTTGATCGGCGACGACAAGTCCGTCCCCCTGGGACAGGTCAAAGAAGTCCGCGAATAG
- a CDS encoding flagellar hook-length control protein FliK has protein sequence MKLNFEAMFAGVSAAGKAGKAGQAGQTGQAGQAGKASPAASEFSALLDAIRAGKVAHKFSETMPQAAPEAEGDATPHQTAPQAAGEIRARLGAAKRGHAPTQTPHALGPATRAGSPASNGLPRPPSEADLPGLVATTRAGSPASNGLPRPPLEADLPGLVTQTHAPANRAGSPASNELAAKAHAPVTRAGSPASNGLAHPPLEADLPGLVTHTHAPANRAGSPASEELVAETPHTADPDQFSDALKNLPIPPEATPQQPAAAPVDAADVQVVAEPAETPREPLPAQKESFLRVSDRQLQWPKTEQKARPDAMPQANVAGDGEAAPQLSEQQPSKPQASKQAAETREDAMQTAETQQTKPQTEKTSATAQSASESTQQQHSQQQPQQNQHNQHNKLPLPGLERMMQNLPRGQAQAPQAPVASRFDAPLVAPEAMAERIRIATTRDGGEARFAVDTPDGRQIEVELKVRNSTAELTLRGESDEMLRHMERTAKELTRALRDSGLQTGSVSVESQSPQTGQGRDGRKEAHNPSGHKATSGAPGEGREAGDGAPSAPRKNHDGLVYVVA, from the coding sequence GTGAAGCTGAACTTCGAGGCCATGTTTGCGGGGGTGTCGGCGGCCGGCAAGGCCGGCAAGGCCGGACAAGCCGGTCAGACTGGCCAGGCTGGTCAGGCCGGCAAGGCAAGCCCGGCGGCGAGCGAGTTCAGCGCGCTGCTCGACGCCATTCGCGCCGGCAAGGTGGCCCACAAGTTCAGCGAGACGATGCCCCAGGCAGCTCCGGAGGCCGAAGGCGACGCGACGCCACATCAGACCGCGCCGCAGGCCGCCGGGGAGATTCGCGCCCGACTCGGCGCCGCCAAACGCGGCCATGCGCCGACGCAGACGCCCCATGCGCTTGGGCCTGCTACCAGGGCTGGAAGCCCTGCCTCCAATGGGCTTCCTCGCCCTCCTTCGGAGGCAGACCTTCCAGGTCTGGTCGCTACTACCAGGGCTGGAAGCCCTGCCTCCAATGGGCTTCCTCGCCCTCCTTTGGAGGCAGACCTTCCAGGTCTGGTCACTCAAACGCACGCTCCTGCTAACAGGGCTGGAAGCCCTGCCTCCAATGAGCTGGCCGCCAAAGCACACGCTCCTGTTACCAGGGCTGGAAGCCCTGCCTCCAATGGGCTTGCACACCCGCCTTTGGAGGCAGACCTTCCAGGTCTGGTCACCCATACGCACGCTCCTGCTAACAGGGCTGGAAGCCCTGCCTCCGAAGAGTTGGTCGCCGAAACCCCGCACACGGCGGACCCGGACCAATTTTCCGACGCCCTGAAAAATCTGCCCATCCCCCCGGAAGCGACGCCCCAGCAGCCGGCGGCCGCGCCGGTCGACGCCGCGGACGTCCAGGTCGTCGCAGAGCCCGCCGAGACGCCGCGTGAGCCCCTTCCCGCACAAAAAGAAAGTTTTTTGCGCGTGTCGGATCGCCAATTGCAATGGCCTAAGACCGAGCAAAAAGCCCGACCCGACGCGATGCCGCAGGCGAACGTCGCGGGTGATGGAGAAGCTGCCCCGCAACTGAGCGAGCAGCAACCGAGCAAGCCGCAGGCGAGCAAGCAGGCGGCCGAGACCCGAGAAGACGCGATGCAGACTGCCGAGACCCAACAGACCAAGCCCCAAACCGAGAAGACCTCGGCGACGGCGCAGTCTGCGAGTGAGTCGACGCAGCAACAGCATTCGCAGCAGCAACCGCAGCAGAATCAGCACAACCAGCACAACAAGCTGCCTCTGCCCGGGCTCGAGCGCATGATGCAGAACCTGCCGCGTGGGCAGGCCCAGGCGCCCCAGGCGCCGGTGGCCTCGCGATTCGACGCGCCTCTAGTCGCCCCCGAGGCGATGGCCGAGCGTATCCGAATCGCCACCACGCGCGACGGCGGCGAGGCTCGCTTCGCCGTCGATACGCCCGACGGTCGTCAGATCGAGGTCGAGCTGAAGGTCCGTAACTCGACCGCCGAGCTGACCCTGCGCGGTGAGTCCGACGAGATGCTTCGTCATATGGAGCGCACCGCCAAAGAACTGACCCGCGCGCTGCGCGATTCGGGACTGCAGACCGGTTCGGTCAGCGTCGAGTCGCAGAGCCCGCAGACCGGTCAGGGACGCGACGGGCGCAAAGAGGCGCATAACCCATCGGGTCATAAGGCCACGTCGGGCGCGCCCGGTGAGGGCCGCGAAGCCGGCGACGGTGCGCCCAGCGCGCCGCGCAAGAATCACGACGGTCTCGTGTACGTCGTTGCATAA
- a CDS encoding FliI/YscN family ATPase gives MGLDRIIDTLGNLDTLRYVGKVTRVVGMMVEGVMPNASIGATCQLEPPNAPPVLAEVVGLKDGKVIMMPLGPRRGLTVGTRMTMASGQAALQVGPGCLGRVLDGLGRPIDEKGPLDDVDQIPLAREPINPLRRSAIDRPMDFGIRAINGLLTIGEGQRVTVMAGTGVGKSTLLGMMARNARADVVVVALIGERGREVQEFVERDLQLSNVSADRVTVVAATSDESAALRLRAAFTATAIAEHFRNHGKRVLLLMDSLTRVVMAQREIGLSVGEPPAQRGYPPSAFAIIPSLLERAGTNERGSITAVYTTLIQGEDEEDPVADAVRGTVDGHIVLSRRLAEAGQYPAIDVARSLSRVMPQISEPEHQQAGREFRTLLNDFREVDDLMSLGAYQKGSNPRYDRALEMAGSLRGYISQRPDEVVSVDTAIDELHEVIHLADSAQVQAEPKTQRRSFRRHPSKTYQTAEEQLS, from the coding sequence ATGGGACTCGACCGCATCATCGACACGCTCGGCAACCTCGATACCCTGCGTTATGTCGGCAAGGTGACCCGCGTGGTGGGCATGATGGTCGAGGGCGTCATGCCCAACGCCAGCATCGGCGCGACCTGCCAACTCGAGCCGCCCAACGCCCCGCCGGTGCTCGCCGAGGTCGTCGGCCTCAAAGACGGCAAGGTGATCATGATGCCGCTGGGCCCGCGCCGCGGGCTGACGGTGGGCACGCGCATGACGATGGCCTCCGGACAAGCCGCCCTGCAGGTCGGCCCGGGGTGTCTTGGCCGCGTGCTCGACGGGCTGGGGCGCCCCATCGACGAGAAGGGCCCGCTCGACGACGTCGACCAAATCCCGCTGGCCCGCGAGCCGATCAACCCACTTCGCCGAAGCGCCATCGACCGACCCATGGACTTCGGGATCCGCGCGATCAACGGGCTTCTGACCATCGGCGAGGGCCAGCGCGTGACCGTGATGGCGGGCACGGGCGTGGGCAAGAGCACGCTGCTGGGAATGATGGCCCGCAACGCGCGCGCCGACGTGGTCGTCGTGGCGCTTATCGGCGAGCGTGGCCGCGAGGTCCAGGAGTTCGTCGAGCGCGACCTGCAGCTTTCGAACGTGTCGGCCGACCGCGTGACCGTGGTCGCCGCCACCAGCGACGAGTCGGCCGCGCTCAGGCTTCGCGCCGCGTTCACCGCCACGGCCATCGCCGAGCACTTTCGCAACCACGGAAAGCGCGTGCTGCTCCTGATGGACAGCCTCACGCGCGTGGTCATGGCCCAGCGCGAGATCGGGCTGTCGGTGGGCGAGCCGCCCGCCCAGCGCGGCTATCCGCCCAGCGCCTTTGCGATCATCCCCAGCCTGCTCGAGCGCGCCGGCACCAACGAGCGCGGCAGCATCACCGCCGTCTACACCACGCTCATCCAGGGCGAAGACGAAGAAGACCCGGTCGCCGACGCGGTGCGCGGCACCGTCGACGGCCACATCGTGCTGTCGCGCCGACTGGCCGAGGCGGGCCAATACCCCGCCATCGACGTCGCGCGCAGCCTCAGCCGCGTGATGCCCCAGATCTCCGAGCCGGAGCACCAGCAGGCCGGCCGCGAGTTTCGCACCCTACTCAACGACTTCCGCGAGGTCGACGACCTGATGAGCCTGGGCGCCTATCAGAAGGGCTCGAACCCGCGCTACGACCGCGCGCTCGAGATGGCCGGCTCGCTGCGCGGCTATATCAGCCAGCGCCCCGACGAGGTCGTCTCGGTCGACACGGCCATCGACGAGCTGCACGAGGTCATCCACCTGGCCGACAGCGCCCAGGTACAAGCTGAACCGAAAACCCAGCGGCGCTCGTTTCGCCGCCACCCCTCCAAGACTTACCAAACCGCCGAGGAGCAACTGTCATGA
- a CDS encoding flagellar motor switch protein FliG → MANNPNFEAVPPKGSGIRKACILVLALGDQLAREVFTRLNEKEIRQLGRAAANLEDVTPRELLEVLTEFKHIFQGGWIPSAGAGSAFQLMAERVLGEERARDLLTTTRQTDPFEECNTVPPKQLAALLGREHPQTAAIVLRSIDAEHASKTLNEMPAEQASELVYRIAHLSEPSEEIRRDIGDSLAEELRYLPGRGADGEEEFDPQQHAIDLLKGLSRENTDQIFEHLQSRSSDFAGDLRSKLFIFDDLVALDSRSMQQLLREVDSRKLAVAMKGAPEDLQNLIYASMSSRAADMLRDDLEAMGPTPLSEVEDAQEAIVAVALRMEEEGVLSIPRGGDSEFV, encoded by the coding sequence ATGGCCAACAACCCCAATTTCGAAGCCGTACCGCCCAAAGGATCGGGCATTCGCAAGGCGTGCATCCTGGTGCTGGCGCTGGGCGACCAGCTCGCCCGCGAGGTGTTCACCCGCCTGAACGAAAAGGAGATCCGCCAGTTGGGCCGCGCCGCCGCCAACCTCGAGGACGTCACCCCGCGCGAGCTGCTCGAGGTGCTCACCGAGTTCAAGCACATCTTCCAGGGCGGCTGGATCCCGTCGGCGGGCGCCGGCAGCGCCTTCCAACTGATGGCCGAGCGCGTGCTCGGCGAAGAGCGCGCCCGCGACCTGTTGACGACCACGCGCCAGACCGACCCCTTCGAGGAGTGCAACACCGTGCCGCCCAAGCAGCTCGCCGCCCTGCTCGGCCGCGAGCACCCGCAGACCGCGGCCATCGTCTTGCGCTCCATCGACGCGGAGCACGCCTCCAAGACGCTCAACGAGATGCCCGCCGAGCAGGCCTCCGAGCTGGTCTACCGCATCGCGCACCTGTCCGAGCCCTCCGAAGAGATTCGCCGCGACATCGGCGACTCGTTGGCCGAGGAGCTGCGCTACCTGCCCGGCCGCGGCGCCGACGGCGAGGAGGAGTTCGACCCCCAGCAGCACGCCATCGACCTGCTCAAGGGTCTGTCGCGCGAGAACACCGACCAGATCTTCGAGCACCTGCAGTCGCGCAGCAGCGACTTTGCCGGCGACCTTCGCAGCAAGTTGTTCATCTTCGACGACCTGGTCGCCCTCGACTCGCGCTCGATGCAGCAGCTGCTTCGCGAGGTCGACTCGCGCAAGCTCGCCGTGGCCATGAAGGGCGCGCCCGAAGACCTGCAAAACCTCATCTACGCCAGCATGTCGTCGCGCGCCGCCGACATGTTGCGCGACGACCTCGAGGCGATGGGCCCGACGCCGCTGTCGGAGGTCGAAGACGCCCAGGAGGCGATCGTCGCGGTGGCGCTGCGTATGGAAGAAGAAGGGGTGCTGAGCATCCCGAGAGGAGGCGACAGTGAGTTTGTTTGA
- the fliF gene encoding flagellar basal-body MS-ring/collar protein FliF has translation MERLARFREQLAETFGRLSLPQKVGLAAVSLLTIAALLWITLSATGEPHRTLYSDLTEETASKIVAELEAQQIPYELRGPTTITVPRDRLYDARLHLAGVGLPDEEGAGYELFDEAEFGMTSFTQKVNYQRALENELARTIRSIASVRAARVHLVMPEDALFEDEQKDPTASVVLSLRAGRAPEEAQIRSIRYLVASAVEGLDPSQVTLVDDNGSLLARGSGDMAMDGGGSHYEMGRKLEDDLERRLKTLLAPLVGPEHVRISVNAEIDTAQVRETSEEYDPEKTAVRSEKRSEETRLQGGDQAAGAPGAATNLPGRQNAQVGAETSSSTVADEVVNYEVSKKVRSVTQTGFGIKRLSVAVVLDEGLEKAAGAAGGKGEEAQEGEEGEEAEEGEDAAAAAAVAALPSQERVEALVKSAIGFDAERGDQVQVAYETFRPLNVSGEPEPAWYLAPDFLLVLARYLVLLALGLALLLFVVRPIVAALRGEDKEEVEEADVEFVGRTVAELEAEYGEIEAEFSPAGELSEHYEQLRAEVMELGQSDVDKTGQVIRQWIRMDNA, from the coding sequence ATGGAGCGTCTGGCGCGATTTCGCGAACAACTCGCCGAGACCTTCGGCCGACTGTCGCTGCCCCAGAAGGTGGGGCTGGCTGCCGTCTCCTTGCTCACCATCGCTGCGCTGCTGTGGATCACCCTGTCGGCGACGGGGGAGCCGCATCGCACGCTGTATAGCGACCTGACCGAGGAGACCGCCTCCAAGATCGTGGCCGAGCTCGAGGCCCAGCAAATTCCCTACGAGCTGCGGGGCCCCACGACCATCACCGTGCCTCGCGACCGGCTGTACGACGCCCGGCTGCACCTGGCCGGGGTGGGCCTGCCCGACGAAGAGGGCGCCGGCTACGAGTTGTTCGACGAGGCCGAGTTCGGCATGACCTCGTTCACCCAGAAGGTCAACTACCAGCGCGCCCTGGAGAACGAGCTCGCCCGCACCATTCGCTCCATCGCCTCGGTGCGCGCCGCGCGCGTCCACCTGGTGATGCCCGAAGACGCGCTGTTCGAAGACGAACAAAAAGACCCCACCGCCTCGGTCGTGTTGAGCCTGCGCGCCGGACGCGCGCCCGAAGAGGCCCAGATTCGCAGCATTCGCTACCTGGTGGCCTCGGCCGTCGAGGGGCTCGACCCCAGCCAGGTCACCCTGGTCGACGACAACGGCAGCCTGCTCGCCCGCGGCAGCGGCGACATGGCCATGGACGGCGGTGGCAGCCACTACGAGATGGGCCGCAAGCTCGAAGACGACCTCGAGCGTCGCCTCAAGACGCTCTTGGCCCCGCTGGTCGGCCCCGAGCACGTGCGCATCTCGGTCAACGCCGAGATCGACACCGCCCAGGTGCGCGAGACCAGCGAGGAGTACGACCCCGAGAAGACCGCCGTGCGCAGCGAGAAGCGCAGCGAAGAGACCCGCCTGCAGGGCGGTGACCAGGCCGCCGGCGCCCCCGGCGCGGCCACCAACCTGCCCGGCCGCCAGAACGCCCAGGTCGGCGCCGAGACGAGCAGCTCGACGGTCGCCGACGAGGTCGTCAACTACGAGGTCTCCAAGAAGGTGCGCAGCGTCACCCAGACCGGCTTTGGCATCAAGCGCCTGTCGGTGGCCGTCGTGCTCGACGAGGGACTCGAGAAGGCCGCCGGCGCTGCTGGTGGGAAGGGTGAGGAGGCGCAAGAGGGTGAGGAAGGCGAGGAGGCCGAAGAAGGCGAAGACGCCGCCGCGGCGGCCGCGGTCGCCGCGCTGCCGAGCCAAGAGCGCGTCGAAGCGCTGGTCAAAAGCGCCATTGGATTCGACGCCGAGCGCGGCGACCAGGTCCAGGTCGCCTACGAGACCTTCCGACCGCTGAACGTCTCCGGCGAGCCGGAGCCGGCCTGGTACCTGGCCCCCGATTTCCTGTTGGTCCTGGCCCGCTACTTGGTGCTCCTGGCGCTGGGCCTGGCCCTGCTCCTCTTCGTGGTCCGCCCCATCGTGGCTGCGCTGCGCGGCGAGGACAAAGAAGAGGTCGAGGAAGCCGACGTCGAGTTCGTCGGCCGCACCGTCGCCGAGCTCGAGGCCGAGTACGGCGAGATCGAAGCCGAGTTCAGCCCCGCCGGCGAGCTCAGCGAGCACTACGAGCAACTGCGCGCCGAGGTCATGGAGCTTGGCCAAAGCGACGTCGATAAGACCGGTCAGGTCATTCGACAGTGGATTCGCATGGATAACGCCTGA